Proteins encoded within one genomic window of Lolium rigidum isolate FL_2022 unplaced genomic scaffold, APGP_CSIRO_Lrig_0.1 contig_51064_1, whole genome shotgun sequence:
- the LOC124681642 gene encoding extensin-like, whose product MAGPWKKPLWGGPLTLEKYHRFFVDPWGASITNDQLNHIISMHGFVKLPPNKEQKKMMDQLVGHTDLQPPRRSTLHSAAPAARPSAVSIAPAQVAADVDAIGWTECPIGSVAAFAGFGEGAPERLEPMPPPAHHVLELVVRRARSKRTRGSAYPRRAAALEEAVMEEVMELEEADISQPPPSPPPLWMRSPTPPPPSPSPTRPQTAAVLSPPSLPCAVQPSLSSPPGFSSPPPPGFGSPPPPGFSSPPPPGFSSPPPPGFGSHPPPRWHQPTLAPLPIPPPGFGSPQVTPPLPQPSWGLPAGPPPFCQQPVPPSYPAPCWGAPSVLPPQHAAWGWPHPPPRWAPPHMLEQQRPPPPWGFMEPSVPYPMPLQHQPYFEGHQWPQPPWGYMEPSVPPPMPLQHQPHFEGHQWPQPPGVSWPVF is encoded by the exons ATGGCCGGGCCTTGGAAGAAGCCTCTGTGGGGAGGGCCCCTGACGCTGGAGAAGTACCACCGCTTCTTCGTCGATCCTTGGGGCGCCAGCATCACCAACGACCAGCTCAACCAC ATCATCTCCATGCATGGCTTCGTCAAGCTACCGCCGAACAAG GAGCAGAAGAAAATGATGGACCAGCTGGTAGGCCACACGGACCTGCAGCCGCCGCGCCGCTCGACTCTGCACAGCGCGGCGCCCGCGGCCCGGCCCTCCGCCGTGAGCATCGCACCCGCGCAGGTCGCCGCCGACGTCGACGCGATCGGCTGGACGGAGTGCCCCATTGGCTCTGTGGCCGCCTTCGCTGGCTTCGGGGAGGGCGCACCGGAGCGGCTGGAGCCCATGCCCCCGCCCGCCCACCACGTGCTCGAGCTGGTCGTGCGACGCGCGCGCTCCAAGCGGACGCGCGGCTCTGCGTATCCGCGCCGTGCCGCGGCC CTCGAAGAGGCTGTCATGGAAGAGGTCATGGAGCTCGAAGAGGCGGACATTTCGCAGCCGCCACCGTCGCCTCCGCCGCTGTGGATGCGCTCCccgactccgccgcctccgtcCCCGTCGCCCACGCGGCCACAGACGGCGGCGGTGCTTTCTccgccttctttgccgtgcgcggtcCAGCCTAGCCTCTCATCGCCACCAGGCTTCAGCTCACCACCGCCACCAGGCTTCGGCTCACCCCCGCCACCCGGCTTCAGTTCGCCGCCACCACCAGGCTTCAGCTCGCCTCCACCACCAGGTTTCGGCTCGCACCCGCCACCGCGCTGGCACCAGCCTACGTTGGCGCCTCTCCCTATCCCACCACCAGGCTTCGGTTCGCCACAGGTGACGCCGCCTCTTCCGCAGCCATCCTGGGGCTTGCCTGCAGGACCGCCACCATTCTGTCAACAGCCAGTGCCGCCGTCTTATCCGGCACCGTGCTGGGGCGCGCCCTCTGTGCTGCCGCCACAGCATGCGGCCTGGGGCTGGCCGCATCCACCGCCGCGCTGGGCACCACCTCATATGCTGGAGCAgcagcggccgccgccaccgtggggCTTCATGGAGCCGTCGGTGCCTTATCCTATGCCACTGCAACATCAGCCGTATTTTGAGGGGCATCAATGGCCGCAGCCACCGTGGGGCTACATGGAGCCGTCGGTGCCTCCTCCTATGCCGCTGCAACATCAGCCGCATTTTGAGGGGCACCAATGGCCACAGCCACCGGGGGTGTCCTGGCCGGTGTTTTAG
- the LOC124681646 gene encoding uncharacterized protein LOC124681646 → MADLGGYDMRRQPTAAEVVGRLKDDGDFDALRRAIIRKVKDNEVLRNNIIAEVKQSTVLSEDGSEKFKLKELSDAIFQDVGSKIMGQISDEVWSVIQSKETDIRGTVEVIFNRIMNPEQQQDAGPSSKKLKRNDKEEQVSPPKASTSVTAKPEEEDDDPEAPPGFGFSNHQSSNSMVKLDQPLNGENHSHAKPSEDKPVDAGSLGDADDEDPDVPPGFG, encoded by the exons ATGGCCGACCTCGGCGGCTACGACATGCGGCGGCAGCCGACTGCGGCGGAAGTGGTGGGGCGCCTCAAGGACGACGGCGACTTCGACGCCCTCCGCCGCGCCATCATCCGCAAGGTCAAGGACAAC GAGGTGCTGCGCAACAACATAATCGCAGAAGTCAAGCAGTCAACGGTACTTAGTGAAGATGGGTCTGAAAAGTTTAAATTAAAAGAACTCTCTGATGCAATTTTTCAGGATGTTGG GAGCAAAATAATGGGCCAAATCTCAGACGAGGTATGGAGTGTCATCCAGTCGAAAGAAACAGATATCCGAGGAACAGTGGAAGTTATCTTCAACAGGATAATGAACCCTGAACAGCAACAGGATGCTGGCCCTTCGTCCAAGAAGCTGAAGAGAAATGACAAAGAGGAGCAAGTCTCGCCACCAAAAGCTTCAACCTCTGTTACAGCCAAgccggaagaagaagatgatgatccaGAGGCACCACCAGGGTTTGGTTTCAGTAACCATCAGAGCAGCAACAGCATGGTAAAGCTGGACCAGCCTTTGAATGGGGAGAATCATTCCCATGCGAAACCAAGTGAGGATAAGCCAGTCGATGCTGGTAGTTTGGGGGATGCCGACGATGAGGATCCTGATGTGCCTCCGGGATTTGGTTAA